A stretch of the Papaver somniferum cultivar HN1 chromosome 6, ASM357369v1, whole genome shotgun sequence genome encodes the following:
- the LOC113290777 gene encoding uncharacterized protein LOC113290777, with protein sequence MSKWVEAIPLKDYAGATIAAFIKEHIICRFDAPMIIREDNAKSFVNKDVIELLRQYNTKLHRSTPYYPKGNGQAEATNKTLIRILSRRVHDHHREWHEQLPLAFWAYRVSKRSSTGALPYSLVYGEDAILPAEITIPSARKPMASHTMPDEIRCFAHLYTLEDRRTRAEIFAEDYRKRAANYHNQSVKERTFKVDELVLKIASHVQRNASAGKFVANWEAPS encoded by the coding sequence ATGtccaagtgggttgaagcaatACCCCTCAAAGATTACGCAGGAGCTACAATAGCCGCGTTTATCAAGGAGCACATCATATGCAGGTTCGACGCGCCCATGATAATTAGAGAAGATAACGCAAAGTCGTTTGTAAACAAGGACGTGATCGAATTGCTCCGTCAATACAACACAAAGCTGCACAGGTCAACTCCTTACTATCCCAAAGGGAATGGGCAGgcggaagcaacaaacaaaacgcTCATCCGCATTCTTAGCAGAAGAGTGCATGATCATCATAGAGAATGGCACGAGCAGCTGCCATTAGCATTCTGGGCATATAGGGTCTCAAAGCGCAGCTCCACAGGAGCATTACCTTATTCACTAGTCTATGGAGAAGATGCAATACTACCTGCAGAAATAACGATCCCGTCTGCAAGAAAACCAATGGCTAGCCACACTATGCCCGATGAAATAAGATGCTTCGCTCATTTATACACATTAGAGGATAGGAGAACACGGGCAGAGATATTCGCAGAAGATTATAGAAAGCGCGCAGCTAATTACCACAACCAGAGCGTTAAGGAAAGGACATTCAAGGTGGATGAGTTGGTCTTAAAAATCGCCTCTCACGTCCAAAGAAACGCCAGCGCTGGGAAGTTCGTTGCGAATTGGGAAGCCCCTTCATGA